The Neovison vison isolate M4711 chromosome 5, ASM_NN_V1, whole genome shotgun sequence genome includes a region encoding these proteins:
- the LOC122907546 gene encoding CMRF35-like molecule 8 isoform X2: protein MSRRGRVPWLSWALLLLWVPGCWSLHGPTSVTGTVGGSVSVECQYEEKFRGTPKYWCKRPCVWSMVKTEGADREVRKGHVSIRDHPANLTFTVTLESLTEDDAGTYRCGIDSLGLPGYLLDHTFRVVLSVTPATTPAPRASITVTQMSTTTAKITTTPSPPSSAAPTAVGATRSASSQEEFPPSQGPGLQVLLSLLALLLLLLGGSSLLAWSMVRRRLKSGENPKQLRSPSQQGEPHYANLELQMWPLREEPMHPKQPEVEYSTVAPKEEPHYSTVVFDFQSGGSEANSIRSQRTLDEETQYSVIKKT, encoded by the exons ATGAGCCGGCGGGGCCGGGTCCCGTGGCTGTCCTGggctctgctgcttctctgggtCCCAG GTTGTTGGTCTCTGCATGGCCCCACCTCCGTGACGGGCACCGTGGGAGGATCCGTGAGCGTGGAGTGTCAGTACGAGGAGAAATTCAGAGGGACTCCCAAATACTGGTGCAAGCGCCCATGTGTGTGGAGTATGGTAAAGACcgaaggggcagacagagaagtgAGGAAGGGCCATGTGTCCATCAGGGACCATCCTGCAAACCTCACCTTCACAGTGACCTTGGAGAGCCTCACAGAGGATGATGCCGGGACATACCGGTGCGGGATCGATTCATTAGGGCTCCCAGGATATTTGCTTGACCACACCTTCCGAGTTGTGCTCTCTGTGACCCCAG CAACAACGCCTGCCCCACGTGCCAGCATCACTGTAACCCAAATGTCAACAACCACAGCTAAAATTACGACCACGCCGTCCCCGCCCTCCTCCGCGGCCCCGACCGCCGTGGGAGCCACCCGCAGTGCAAGCAGCCAGGAGGAGTTCCCGCCGAGCCAGGGCCCGGG GCTCCAAGTTCTCCTCTCCTTGTTGGCacttctgctgcttctgctgggGGGCAGCTCGCTGCTGGCCTGGAGCATGGTTCGCAGAAGGCTCAAAT CTGGCGAGAATCCAAAGCAACTGCGGTCCCCCAGTCAG CAAGGAGAACCCCACTATGCGAATCTGGAGCTGCAGATGTGGCCCCTTCGGGAAGAGCCCATGCACCCGAAGCAGCCAGAGGTGGAATACAGCACAGTG GCTCCCAAGGAAGAGCCTCACTACTCGACCGTGGTGTTTGACTTCCAGAGTGGGGGTTCTGAGGCCAACAGCATTCGCTCCCAGAGGACCTTGGACGAGGAGACACAGTACAGTGTGATTAAGAAGACATAA
- the LOC122907546 gene encoding CMRF35-like molecule 8 isoform X1: MSRRGRVPWLSWALLLLWVPGCWSLHGPTSVTGTVGGSVSVECQYEEKFRGTPKYWCKRPCVWSMVKTEGADREVRKGHVSIRDHPANLTFTVTLESLTEDDAGTYRCGIDSLGLPGYLLDHTFRVVLSVTPATTPAPRASITVTQMSTTTAKITTTPSPPSSAAPTAVGATRSASSQEEFPPSQGPGLQVLLSLLALLLLLLGGSSLLAWSMVRRRLKSGENPKQLRSPSQQGEPHYANLELQMWPLREEPMHPKQPEVEYSTVKAPKEEPHYSTVVFDFQSGGSEANSIRSQRTLDEETQYSVIKKT, encoded by the exons ATGAGCCGGCGGGGCCGGGTCCCGTGGCTGTCCTGggctctgctgcttctctgggtCCCAG GTTGTTGGTCTCTGCATGGCCCCACCTCCGTGACGGGCACCGTGGGAGGATCCGTGAGCGTGGAGTGTCAGTACGAGGAGAAATTCAGAGGGACTCCCAAATACTGGTGCAAGCGCCCATGTGTGTGGAGTATGGTAAAGACcgaaggggcagacagagaagtgAGGAAGGGCCATGTGTCCATCAGGGACCATCCTGCAAACCTCACCTTCACAGTGACCTTGGAGAGCCTCACAGAGGATGATGCCGGGACATACCGGTGCGGGATCGATTCATTAGGGCTCCCAGGATATTTGCTTGACCACACCTTCCGAGTTGTGCTCTCTGTGACCCCAG CAACAACGCCTGCCCCACGTGCCAGCATCACTGTAACCCAAATGTCAACAACCACAGCTAAAATTACGACCACGCCGTCCCCGCCCTCCTCCGCGGCCCCGACCGCCGTGGGAGCCACCCGCAGTGCAAGCAGCCAGGAGGAGTTCCCGCCGAGCCAGGGCCCGGG GCTCCAAGTTCTCCTCTCCTTGTTGGCacttctgctgcttctgctgggGGGCAGCTCGCTGCTGGCCTGGAGCATGGTTCGCAGAAGGCTCAAAT CTGGCGAGAATCCAAAGCAACTGCGGTCCCCCAGTCAG CAAGGAGAACCCCACTATGCGAATCTGGAGCTGCAGATGTGGCCCCTTCGGGAAGAGCCCATGCACCCGAAGCAGCCAGAGGTGGAATACAGCACAGTG aaGGCTCCCAAGGAAGAGCCTCACTACTCGACCGTGGTGTTTGACTTCCAGAGTGGGGGTTCTGAGGCCAACAGCATTCGCTCCCAGAGGACCTTGGACGAGGAGACACAGTACAGTGTGATTAAGAAGACATAA
- the LOC122907546 gene encoding CMRF35-like molecule 8 isoform X3: MSRRGRVPWLSWALLLLWVPGCWSLHGPTSVTGTVGGSVSVECQYEEKFRGTPKYWCKRPCVWSMVKTEGADREVRKGHVSIRDHPANLTFTVTLESLTEDDAGTYRCGIDSLGLPGYLLDHTFRVVLSVTPAKITTTPSPPSSAAPTAVGATRSASSQEEFPPSQGPGLQVLLSLLALLLLLLGGSSLLAWSMVRRRLKSGENPKQLRSPSQQGEPHYANLELQMWPLREEPMHPKQPEVEYSTVKAPKEEPHYSTVVFDFQSGGSEANSIRSQRTLDEETQYSVIKKT, encoded by the exons ATGAGCCGGCGGGGCCGGGTCCCGTGGCTGTCCTGggctctgctgcttctctgggtCCCAG GTTGTTGGTCTCTGCATGGCCCCACCTCCGTGACGGGCACCGTGGGAGGATCCGTGAGCGTGGAGTGTCAGTACGAGGAGAAATTCAGAGGGACTCCCAAATACTGGTGCAAGCGCCCATGTGTGTGGAGTATGGTAAAGACcgaaggggcagacagagaagtgAGGAAGGGCCATGTGTCCATCAGGGACCATCCTGCAAACCTCACCTTCACAGTGACCTTGGAGAGCCTCACAGAGGATGATGCCGGGACATACCGGTGCGGGATCGATTCATTAGGGCTCCCAGGATATTTGCTTGACCACACCTTCCGAGTTGTGCTCTCTGTGACCCCAG CTAAAATTACGACCACGCCGTCCCCGCCCTCCTCCGCGGCCCCGACCGCCGTGGGAGCCACCCGCAGTGCAAGCAGCCAGGAGGAGTTCCCGCCGAGCCAGGGCCCGGG GCTCCAAGTTCTCCTCTCCTTGTTGGCacttctgctgcttctgctgggGGGCAGCTCGCTGCTGGCCTGGAGCATGGTTCGCAGAAGGCTCAAAT CTGGCGAGAATCCAAAGCAACTGCGGTCCCCCAGTCAG CAAGGAGAACCCCACTATGCGAATCTGGAGCTGCAGATGTGGCCCCTTCGGGAAGAGCCCATGCACCCGAAGCAGCCAGAGGTGGAATACAGCACAGTG aaGGCTCCCAAGGAAGAGCCTCACTACTCGACCGTGGTGTTTGACTTCCAGAGTGGGGGTTCTGAGGCCAACAGCATTCGCTCCCAGAGGACCTTGGACGAGGAGACACAGTACAGTGTGATTAAGAAGACATAA